A segment of the Natrinema sp. SYSU A 869 genome:
ACTGGCATAGTAGGGGTTATCCAGGTTCAAGTCCCCACTTCCGCTCAGATAAGGGAAAAATAGGAAGAAGAGAGCTATAATGGACGACCAGATCGTGATTTTGATTGACTGCTCTTTGGAGATGTGTTCTGAGGTCATGGAAACTGTCAATGGTGGGAGAACTATTGTACTTTTCGGTGAGACCACGCTACTGGGAGCGTATCTCGTAGATATCGAGATCAGCGAGGTTTGGTCCGTGGAACCAGAGTTTTACGCCGCTCCCCTCGTTGTTCGCTGAGATGAGGGTTGCGCCGCCCCCCATGATGATGCCTGCACAGGCTGCAACCGCAGCTGCCCCTTGCCCCACGCCGGGGACGGCGTTTGCTATGACGGCAGCGACTTCGGACACAACCATGCCACCCAATAACTTGTTTCGGAGCTCGGTGGAGGTGCAATCGTCGAGCCAGAAGATGTGGCGCAGGCCCTGCCAGTGAAGTTTGTTCTTGTAATCGTTTTTCCCCTTACAATAGAGGGCGGAAACGGACTTTGACGAGTCCGCCGGGATAATTGTGACTTGGCCGTTCTGCTCTTCGAAACGGATTTCGCCGCTGTCTTTGGCTTCGTTGAAACCGTCGACAGCGTTTGCCAGATAGTTGTTCTCCCCCTGATCGGGGCCAACGTAGACGATGTCTCCGACGTCGTCGATCTCGTAGTACGTGTTCTGGGACTGAGATTCTGCTGCGCGAGAGCGTGAGGCCGCTAACGGGATGACAGAGAGGCTCCCGATGCCAGCCACCGATCGGATCATGTTTCGCCTTGTCTTTGAAGGATTGTTTTTAACGGCACTGTCTAGATAAGAGAAACCGCAATACGGGAAGGTGATGATGTGACAGTATCGGCTGTAAAATCACCATATTGGATCTGATATAGGGGACTCTGTTCCACGAGGAGCGACAATTCGGCTGCTTCAGCAAATTTCTCATAAGCAGTGACAATCTCAGATTTCACCGTGAATGCTGTAGCAGGCTCTGAAACGCTGCTATACGTCGGAATCGAGTAACTAGACAGTGCCTACAACGTCAATCGGGGTCGTTACCTAACCATCCGGTGTCTCGTGTGATTCCGTATTGTCTCCATTCACCCGTTACCACCTTTCTCGCGGCAACCTTGGAGAAGTTCTACACGGAACGTCTTGCCGCGGAAGCGTTTGGGGAGGAGGATGTGGGCGCTGTTGCCGCAGGCTTTGGCTTCCAGTGTCTCCCGCCACTGCTTCTCTTCGGCTACCAGTTCTGCCTGGAATGGTTTGCCGCGGAATCGTTTTGGTACCCGGATGTGTGCGCTGTTCCCGCACTGGTCTGCGTTCCGGGTCTCCACCCACTGCTCCGTCGCCATGAGTACATACTATGTAAGAACATTTAAATAAGTGATTCAGTCGCTTAGAACTCCGAACGTTTGTATATCCGTTCCCAGCGACTACTCTACAGCCTTTCCGTTACTATATCGCATCCTCAATAGGCGGTAAGTCTACTGCCAACACCAGACCGAAGACGAGTGTACTCTCGTATTCTATCGGTAGATTATCTTCGTAGGAGGAATACTTGCGACAGTTTCGCTACGCAACGTTCTGCTGTATTACCGTAAACTGCGGTGGCTCTCCGGTAATACCGAGTAGAAGAACAACAGTCTGTATTAACGTCTGAAACAGATGCCATAGCATGTTAATAACTAAAATTATGATCCTCTGTTGTCATCTGTGGCGATTACACCGCCATACTCCAGACGGAGGAGAAAACCATGATAGAGAGACGCAATGCACTCAAGCTCACCGCAGGTACACTACTCGGAAGTCAGTTTGGCACTGCGGCCGCAAAGAGTGATCAAGATAGGGCAAGGAACGACCAGGGCGAACAGCAGGACATCGGGATGTATGTCGCAATACCAACAGGTGAACAGCAGGTTCCGCCAGTCGAGACGGCGGCCCAGGGCGCAGCAGCATTTGCTGTCACCGAGGACAGGAGCGCAGTTCATTACGGGCTTGTTGTTCAGGCGATCGAAAACCTCACGCAGGCCCATATTCATCAGGGAAGTCCCAACGAGAACGGGCCAGTCGTTGCATGGCTATACCCGGGTCCTGAAGCACAAGAACCGATGCTGATAGAAGGACGACACGACGGCGCCGTCGCTGACGGCACGATCACAAGTGAGAACTTGACGGGACCGCTCGAAGGTGAGTCGATCGAGACGCTTCTGGAAGCGATGGCTACCGGCAACGCCTATGTTAATCTCCACACTGAGCAGAATCCAGCGGGCGAGATTCGTGGCCAGATTGCTCCCGCGATGGCAGTAGTTGAGAGTCTTGGGCTCG
Coding sequences within it:
- a CDS encoding CHRD domain-containing protein; its protein translation is MIERRNALKLTAGTLLGSQFGTAAAKSDQDRARNDQGEQQDIGMYVAIPTGEQQVPPVETAAQGAAAFAVTEDRSAVHYGLVVQAIENLTQAHIHQGSPNENGPVVAWLYPGPEAQEPMLIEGRHDGAVADGTITSENLTGPLEGESIETLLEAMATGNAYVNLHTEQNPAGEIRGQIAPAMAVVESLGLGQQPTPTQEEETQPTPEENMTG
- a CDS encoding DUF2080 family transposase-associated protein yields the protein MATEQWVETRNADQCGNSAHIRVPKRFRGKPFQAELVAEEKQWRETLEAKACGNSAHILLPKRFRGKTFRVELLQGCREKGGNG